In Phragmites australis chromosome 16, lpPhrAust1.1, whole genome shotgun sequence, one DNA window encodes the following:
- the LOC133894732 gene encoding transcription factor bHLH30-like, producing the protein MWEGGGIHGSHEALLLQAAGSGAGDGVYGHAPALLPPWLGPAAAPSYSYMAPHAPPGPFGADAAAAAGPFGFGVGGYCEGGGAGGVGQVGLFGPESPSQHHQGVAGGAALQHHGSRVVSGLLGTLQAELGRMTAKEIMDAKALAASRSHSEAERRRRQRINGHLAKLRSLLPNTTKTDKASLLAEVIENVKELKRQTSAVLAAGEGEREGEETAAQHHLILPTEADELAVDAAEDGEGRLVVRTSLCCEDRAGLIPDIARALAALRLRARRAEIATLGGRVRNVLLITADDEEEGQGERDDVEGDGDGCAGTSHRRHELVASIQEALRGVMDHKEDGSDTSSSSGGGGSIKRQRMSGIHKQGSL; encoded by the exons ATGTGGGAAGGAGGAGGCATCCACGGCAGCCACGAGGCGCTCCTGCTCCAGGCCGCCGGATCAGGAGCAGGAGACGGCGTTTACGGCCACGCTCCGGCCCTCCTGCCGCCGTGGCTCggcccggccgccgcgccgTCGTACTCGTACATGGCCCCCCACGCGCCGCCGGGGCCCTTCGGAGCTGatgcggccgcggcggcggggccTTTTGGCTTTGGCGTCGGCGGGTACTGcgagggcggcggcgctggGGGCGTGGGGCAGGTCGGGCTGTTCGGTCCGGAGTCGCCGTCGCAGCACCACCAAGGGGTGGCCGGCGGTGCCGCGCTGCAGCACCACGGTTCCAGGGTGGTGTCCGGGCTGCTGGGGACCCTGCAGGCGGAGCTGGGGCGGATGACGGCCAAGGAGATCATGGACGCCAAGGCTCTGGCGGCCTCGCGCAGCCACAGCGaggccgagcgccgccgccgccagcgcatCAACGGCCACCTCGCAAAGCTCCGCAGCCTCCTCCCCAATACCACCAAG ACGGACAAGGCGTCGCTGCTGGCCGAGGTCATCGAGAACGTCAAGGAGCTGAAGCGGCAGACGTCGGCGGTGTTGGCCGCAGGGGAGGGGGagcgggagggggaggagacggCTGCGCAGCATCATCTGATTCTGCCGACCGAGGCCGACGAGCTGGCGGTGGACGCGGCAGAGGACGGGGAGGGGAGGCTCGTCGTGCGAACCTCCCTGTGCTGCGAGGACCGCGCGGGCCTCATCCCGGACATCGCCCGCGCGCTCGCCGCGCTCCGCCTGCGCGCGCGCCGCGCCGAGATCGCCACGCTCGGCGGCCGCGTCCGCAACGTGCTCCTCATCACCGcggacgacgaggaggaaggACAGGGCGAAAGAGACGACGTGGAAGGCGACGGTGACGGGTGCGCCGGCACCTCCCACCGGAGGCACGAGCTTGTCGCGTCGATCCAGGAAGCGCTGCGCGGCGTCATGGACCACAAGGAGGATGGCAGCGACACGTCCTCgtcgagcggcggcggcgggagcatCAAGAGGCAGCGCATGAGCGGCATCCACAAGCAAGGTTCGCTCTAG